One window from the genome of Diospyros lotus cultivar Yz01 chromosome 11, ASM1463336v1, whole genome shotgun sequence encodes:
- the LOC127813039 gene encoding protein MODIFYING WALL LIGNIN-1 produces the protein MAKNHHWLPLILSLITALGLAASSLCIVSEFKRTKRKDLKLDGKLCHLPGSHAFGFGIAALICLFAAQVAGNFIVCRNSCSGEKRTRCKARKPALSTIFLLLSWISFGIAAILLSVASSMNRRQPYGKGWLDGDCYVVKDGVYIGAATLALVCVASALASAVISIRKSQTEQGQKIHAQV, from the exons ATGGCCAAGAACCACCACTGGCTTCCACTAATCTTGTCTCTTATCACAGCCCTTGGATTGGCCGCCTCCTCATTGTGCATCGTCTCTGAATTCAAGAGAACAAAG AGGAAGGATCTGAAGCTGGACGGCAAGCTGTGTCATCTTCCCGGAAGCCATGCATTTGGGTTTGGGATTGCAGCGTTAATCTGCCTGTTCGCCGCGCAGGTTGCCGGAAACTTCATAGTCTGCAGAAACTCATGCTCAGGGGAGAAGAGAACAAGATGCAAGGCTAGAAAACCAGCTCTTTCCACCATTTTTCTGTTGCTTTCATG GATCAGCTTTGGAATTGCAGCCATATTGTTAAGTGTGGCCTCAAGCATGAACAGAAGGCAGCCTTATGGGAAGGGATGGCTAGATGGGGACTGCTATGTAGTCAAAGATGGGGTATATATTGGGGCAGCCACGCTAGCTCTGGTCTGTGTGGCTTCAGCACTTGCCTCAGCTGTCATATCAATTAGGAAGAGCCAAACTGAG